In Engraulis encrasicolus isolate BLACKSEA-1 chromosome 15, IST_EnEncr_1.0, whole genome shotgun sequence, the following proteins share a genomic window:
- the LOC134464322 gene encoding uncharacterized protein LOC134464322, which yields MKNSPIQHKRPSSPVPSCVSMKSDRSMDHPFQQFRGDDPAGQSSMQHKRPSSPVPSCVSMKSDWSMDHPFQQFRGDDPAGQSPMQHNRPSSPVPSCVSKKSDWSMDPPLHFREDVRAGQSPMQHNRPSSPVLSCLSTKSDWSMDPPLHVRGDVPAGHSPMHHKRPSSPVLSCVSMKSDWSMDPPLHFRGDVHAGQSPVQRKRSSSPVPSCVSTKTDRSMDQPLNFKGDVPANQKFVSNTGYTGF from the exons ATGAAGAATAG TCCCATTCAGCATAAGAGACCAtcctctccagtgccgagctgtgtgtccatgaagagtgaccgatCCATGGATCACCCCTTTCAACAATTCAGAGGAGATGatcctgctggtcagag ttccATGCAGCATAAGAGACCATCCTCTCCTGTGccaagctgtgtgtccatgaagagtgactggtcCATGGATCACCCCTTTCAACAATTCAGAGGAGATGatcctgctggtcagag TCCCATGCAACATAATAGACCATCTTCTCCtgtgccgagctgtgtgtccaAGAAGAGTGACTGGTCCATGGATCCCCCTCTGCATTTCAGAGAAGATGTTCGTGCTGGCCAGAG TCCCATGCAACATAATAGACCATCTTCTCCTGTGCTGAGCTGTTTGTCCACCAAGAGTGACTGGTCCATGGATCCCCCTCTGCACGTCAGaggagatgttcctgctggtcaTAG tCCCATGCATCATAAAAGACCATCCTCTCCAGTactgagctgtgtgtccatgaagagtgactggtcCATGGATCCCCCACTGCATTTCAGAGGAGATGTTCAtgctggtcagag CCCTGTGCAGCGTAAGAGATCttcctctccagtgccgagctgtgtgtccaCGAAGACTGACAGGTCCATGGATCAGCCTCTGAACTTCAAAGGAGATGTCCCTGCTAATCAGAAGTTTGTATCAAATACAGGCTACACTGGCTTCTAA